A single window of Crassostrea angulata isolate pt1a10 chromosome 8, ASM2561291v2, whole genome shotgun sequence DNA harbors:
- the LOC128158857 gene encoding prostaglandin reductase 1-like translates to MRVGAETGNAVGNTLFGEQIAKVIVSKNAKYPVGSIVRMRAGWRTHTLVKDAEKEISRSAEMGDLPLSLMLGAMGMPGMTAYFGFLELCQPKAGETVVVSGAAGAVGSLVGQIAKIKGCKVIGFAGTEEKCKWIKEELGFDFAYNYKKTDVDTALKEAAPDNSVDCYFDNVGGMFTVKVLTHMKTFGRVSICGSISNYNDTSVPTGPLPFFSILKSQLRVEGFIVLRWYSRWEEGETAMRQWIKEGKIKYKEHVTEGFEKMPDAFMGLFEGRNTGKAIIKM, encoded by the exons AGTTGGAGCTGAGACCGGAAATGCTGTAGGCAATACACTTTTCGGAGAGCAAATCGCAAA GGTAATTGTCAGCAAGAACGCCAAATACCCCGTGGGGTCGATCGTACGCATGCGTGCAGGATGGCGCACACACACCTTGGTAAAAGACGCAGAGAAAGAGATCTCCCGCTCAGCGGAAATGGGTGACCTCCCCTTGTCTCTCATGCTGGGAGCCATGGGTATGCCTGG CATGACGGCTTATTTTGGCTTTTTGGAACTCTGCCAACCGAAAGCAGGTGAGACGGTGGTGGTTAGCGGTGCCGCAGGGGCGGTCGGGAGCTTGGTGGGACAGATCGCAAAAATAAAG GGATGCAAAGTGATTGGATTCGCCGGAACTGAGGAGAAGTGTAAGTGGATCAAGGAAGAACTGGGCTTTGACTTTGCCTACAACTACAAGAAAACGGATGTCGACACGGCTCTGAAGGAAGCTGCTCCTGACAACAGCGTGGACTGCTACTTTGATAAT gTTGGTGGTATGTTTACTGTTAAGGTCCTCACCCATATGAAGACATTTGGGAGAGTTTCAATTTGTGGCTCCATTTCCAATTATAACGACACCAGTGTACCAACAG GACCACTGCCTTTCTTTAGCATACTGAAGTCCCAGCTAAGAGTAGAGGGGTTCATTGTTTTAAGGTGGTATTCAAGGTGGGAAGAAGGGGAAACCGCAATGCGCCAATGGATTAAAGAG ggcaaaattaaatacaaagaaCATGTGACGGAAGGATTTGAAAAGATGCCTGATGCTTTTATGGGTTTATTTGAAGGACGCAACACCGGAAAggctattataaaaatgtga